In Cyprinus carpio isolate SPL01 chromosome B16, ASM1834038v1, whole genome shotgun sequence, the following are encoded in one genomic region:
- the LOC109106059 gene encoding sodium channel subunit beta-1-like isoform X2 has product MYFLRRAPVSLWTTGRDLLLFSLSLCFVCVCVKDKRHDFRKQHLSSMKMSALRLLWVPVLLNLTHAWLCHGACVEVDSDTEAVIGKGFKLGCISCKKRGEVPAFATVDWWFMAKGESEFAHIYSYANISGYITDDRFDDRLAWNGSKKTNDVQDGSIFILNITFNDTGIYRCFFDRTLVFPNYKYRTSSTKFININVVGKATRGMASIFSEIMMYVSIIVLQLWLLVEMVYCYRKIAAAGEGALKDSQSKKSLKPKA; this is encoded by the exons atgtattttcttcgCAGAGCACCTGTCTCGCTGTGGACTACTGGCCGAGACCTCCTGCTCTTCAGTTTGAGCCTgtgttttgtgtgcgtgtgtgtgaaagaCAAGAGACATGACTTCCGAAAGCAACACCTATCATCTATGAAGATGTCTGCACTGCGGCTTCTGTGGGTCCCTGTGCTGTTGAATTTAACACACG CTTGGCTCTGCCATGGGGCGTGTGTGGAAGTGGACTCCGACACAGAGGCAGTGATTGGGAAAGGCTTTAAATTGGGCTGTATCTCTTGCAAGAAGAGAGGGGAGGTACCGGCCTTTGCCACAGTGGACTGGTGGTTCATGGCCAAAGGCGAGAGTGAATTTGCACAT ATCTACAGTTATGCAAATATATCAGGCTACATAACGGATGACCGCTTCGATGACCGCCTGGCCTGGAACGGCAGTAAAAAAACCAATGATGTGCAGGACGGCTCAATTTTCATCCTTAACATCACTTTCAACGACACCGGCATCTATCGATGTTTCTTCGACCGCACCCTTGTCTTCCCCAATTACAAGTACCGCACCAGCTCCACCAAGTTTATCAACATCAACGTAGTAGGCAAAG CTACACGAGGCATGGCGTCCATCTTTTCTGAGATCATGATGTACGTGTCTATCATCGTGTTGCAGTTGTGGCTGTTGGTGGAGATGGTCTACTGTTACAGGAAGATCGCAGCAGCTGGAGAGGGAGCACTGAAAGATAGCCA gtcCAAAAAAAGTCTCAAGCCAAAAGCTTGA
- the LOC109106059 gene encoding sodium channel subunit beta-1-like isoform X1: MYFLRRAPVSLWTTGRDLLLFSLSLCFVCVCVKDKRHDFRKQHLSSMKMSALRLLWVPVLLNLTHAWLCHGACVEVDSDTEAVIGKGFKLGCISCKKRGEVPAFATVDWWFMAKGESEFAHIYSYANISGYITDDRFDDRLAWNGSKKTNDVQDGSIFILNITFNDTGIYRCFFDRTLVFPNYKYRTSSTKFININVVGKATRGMASIFSEIMMYVSIIVLQLWLLVEMVYCYRKIAAAGEGALKDSQAEYLAITSESKDNCAGVAVAE, from the exons atgtattttcttcgCAGAGCACCTGTCTCGCTGTGGACTACTGGCCGAGACCTCCTGCTCTTCAGTTTGAGCCTgtgttttgtgtgcgtgtgtgtgaaagaCAAGAGACATGACTTCCGAAAGCAACACCTATCATCTATGAAGATGTCTGCACTGCGGCTTCTGTGGGTCCCTGTGCTGTTGAATTTAACACACG CTTGGCTCTGCCATGGGGCGTGTGTGGAAGTGGACTCCGACACAGAGGCAGTGATTGGGAAAGGCTTTAAATTGGGCTGTATCTCTTGCAAGAAGAGAGGGGAGGTACCGGCCTTTGCCACAGTGGACTGGTGGTTCATGGCCAAAGGCGAGAGTGAATTTGCACAT ATCTACAGTTATGCAAATATATCAGGCTACATAACGGATGACCGCTTCGATGACCGCCTGGCCTGGAACGGCAGTAAAAAAACCAATGATGTGCAGGACGGCTCAATTTTCATCCTTAACATCACTTTCAACGACACCGGCATCTATCGATGTTTCTTCGACCGCACCCTTGTCTTCCCCAATTACAAGTACCGCACCAGCTCCACCAAGTTTATCAACATCAACGTAGTAGGCAAAG CTACACGAGGCATGGCGTCCATCTTTTCTGAGATCATGATGTACGTGTCTATCATCGTGTTGCAGTTGTGGCTGTTGGTGGAGATGGTCTACTGTTACAGGAAGATCGCAGCAGCTGGAGAGGGAGCACTGAAAGATAGCCA GGCGGAATATTTAGCTATAACCTCGGAGAGCAAAGATAATTGTGCAGGTGTAGCGGTGGCAGAATAA